GTCGGACGCGGCGAGCTCGGCCCGCACGGTGCCGAGGTCGGACCCGATCACCACCTCACCTGCCGGAACGTCGACCAGGCTGTCCTCGATCCGGGCGAGCGCGCTCGCGACATCCATGCCGAACTCCTTGTTTCGTGGCGACGCGGGACCGCCCGGTCCCGCCTGCCGGAGAGCCTGGCAGCTCAGGCGCCCGGCCGGCCATCGGTCGTTGGTCGGGGTTCGTCCTACGACCTCCGGCCTCCGCCCGGTTGGTGCCCACGGACGTGGTTACGTTCCGGCCGTGCCCACCGGCCGACACGCGCGAGTTGGGCACCTGTGCCCCGAAAGGTTGGTATCGGTCTGGACGCAATGTCCGGCAGAACTCGCGTGATGCTCGCACGGTCGGCGAGAACTGAGGACAATGGTCGTATCTAATCGCGGCACCCGGTCAGGGAGCTGGCTGGATGCCCGGTCCTGTGAGGGAAGGGGGATGCCGTGATCGTTCTCGGCGTCATCCTGCTGATCCTCGGCGCGATCCTCAAGATCTCGATCTTGTGGACCATCGGGATCATCCTGCTGGTGGTCGGGGTCATCTTCTTGATCCTCGGCCGGATCGGCAAGCCAGTCGGCGGCAGGCGAGTTTGGTGGTAGCTGCCGGCCGCGGGCGCCCACGGGCGTCCGCGGCTGCCAGCCTCACCTTCGACTCCTCCGGCTGATTCGCCTGACGGGGCTCAGGTTCCGACGCGGCGGGCCTTCCACACCTCTGCGCTCGGCCACTTCCGCGCCC
This Actinopolymorpha cephalotaxi DNA region includes the following protein-coding sequences:
- a CDS encoding DUF6131 family protein, whose amino-acid sequence is MIVLGVILLILGAILKISILWTIGIILLVVGVIFLILGRIGKPVGGRRVWW